One Helianthus annuus cultivar XRQ/B chromosome 12, HanXRQr2.0-SUNRISE, whole genome shotgun sequence genomic region harbors:
- the LOC110893485 gene encoding zinc finger BED domain-containing protein RICESLEEPER 2-like translates to MGGFGVEYHQPRVRLLETFPAPPSPPPSLSAISSAVSLRHLLRRLSATNPPIRSLIFIGNHFKTVRLRINFTFWRKLQTYLIIILKGMSNNSEFGQHSVEGEHEDEGNSYSSGKHRSYVWDYFEPLPVAPNGDKKAKCSACGHVYVTNASSGTSNLRRHIPKCFDIDGPGPAKKQRCAPLDQAMYREMLAISIIKHNYPFSYVEHEETRKLHKFLHGNVKFITRNTAKADVLKIYEREKMIIKDKLEKVTGRICLTSDLWSSITTDGFMALTAHYVDENWNLRKKVLNFRVIPPPHSGSILAEHLINFLADWGIEKKVFTITLDNAKYNDILVDRLKGHLRLNNALVCDGDYTHVRCSAHVLNLIVQAGLKAIEGAIEKVRESVKYVRASAARKYKFAECIQILSLQCGKHVRQDIVTRWNSTYLMLDCALAYQRAYTRLALVDSAFKTSPSEEEWARVETMTRLLKPFYEITTLFSGISYPTSNLYFHHVWRIQLYIEEEMCNADQVISDMAKDMKEKFDKYWKNYSMILSFAVILDPRYKVKLVEYCFSKLNMTFEEREMKLKCIVDGMHKLYDTEYNIQSKTMHDSLIPESSNVGGNTLDEMDGFDTFQSQFKVADNKKSQLTLKIK, encoded by the exons ATGGGTGGATTTGG GGTTGAGTATCATCAACCACGGGTTAGACTGTTAGAGACGTTCCCGGCTCCGCCATCTCCTCCGCCGTCTCTCTCCGCCATCTCCTCCGCCGTCTCTCTCCGCCATCTCCTCCGCCGTCTCTCCGCCACAAACCCACCCATCAGATCTTTGATTTTCATCGGCAATCACTTCAAAACAGTCAGATTAAGAATAAATTTCACCTTCTGGCGAAAGTTGCAG ACTTATTTGATTATTATTTTGAAAGGTATGTCAAACAACTCGGAATTTGGACAACATAGTGTAGAAGGGGAACATGAGGATGAAGGCAATTcatatagttcgggtaaacatCGTTCTTATGTTTGGGACTATTTTGAACCATTACCGGTTGCACCCAATGGGGACAAAAAAGCAAAATGCAGTGCTTGCGGACATGTGTATGTTACGAATGCAAGCTCGGGAACATCTAACTTAAGACGACATATCCCTAAGTGTTTTGATATTGATGGGCCTGGTCCGGCGAAAAAACAAAGATGCGCCCCTTTAGATCAAGCGATGTACAGGGAGATGTTGGCGATTTCAATTATCAAACATAACTACCCTTTCAGTTATGTTGAACATGAGGAAACAAGAAAGTTGCACAAATTTCTACATGGTAATGTGAAATTCATAACAAGAAATACTGCAAAGGCGGATGTCTTAAAAATATACGAGCGAGAGAAGATGATTATTAAAGACAAGTTAGAAAAGGTAACCGGTAGGATATGCTTGACTTCTGATTTATGGAGTTCGATCACGACAGATGGATTTATGGCATTAACAGCTCATTATGTTGATGAGAACTGGAATCTAAGGAAAAAAGTGCTAAACTTTAGAGTTATACCCCCTCCACACAGTGGTTCCATTTTAGCAGAGCACTTGATCAATTTTTTAGCAGATTGGGGCATCGAGAAAAAAGTTTTTACCATCACACTAGACAATGCAAAATACAATGACATATTAGTAGATCGTTTGAAAGGTCATTTGCGTTTGAATAACGCATTAGTGTGTGATGGAGATTATACTCATGTGCGTTGTTCAGCGCACGTGCTAAATCTTATCGTTCAAGCCGGATTGAAAGCAATTGAAGGGGCCATTGAAAAGGTTCGAGAGTCGGTGAAATATGTGAGAGCAAGTGCTGCTAGGAAGTATAAGTTTGCGGAATGCATACAAATACTTTCACTACAATGTGGGAAGCATGTTCGTCAAGATATTGTAACGAGATGGAACTCTACATATCTTATGCTTGATTGTGCATTAGCTTATCAACGGGCTTATACTCGGTTAGCCTTAGTTGATTCAGCTTTTAAAACTTCTCCGTCAGAAGAGGAATGGGCAAGGGTGGAAACAATGACACGACTTTTGAAACCTTTTTATGAAATCACTACTTTGTTTTCTGGAATCTCCTATCCGACCTCGAACTTATATTTTCATCACGTGTGGAGAATTCAGTTGTATATTGAAGAGGAGATGTGCAATGCGGATCAAGTTATTAGTGACATGGCGAAAGACATGAAAGAAAAGTTTGATAAATATTGGAAAAATTATTCCATGATTTTGTCTTTTGCGGTTATTCTAGATCCTCGGTACAAGGTTAAGCttgttgaatattgtttttcaaagCTTAACATGACATTTGAAGAGCGTGAAATGAAATTGAAGTGTATTGTGGATGGTATGCATAAGCTATATGATACGGAGTATAATATTCAATCGAAGACAATGCATGATTCTTTAATACCCGAGAGTTCAAATGTTGGTGGCAATACGCTCGATGAGATGGATGGGTTCGATACATTTCAAAGCCAATTCAAAGTTGCTGATAATAAAAAGTCACAGTTGACATT GAAAATCAAGTAA